In Paenibacillus sp. 1781tsa1, one DNA window encodes the following:
- a CDS encoding response regulator transcription factor, with translation MNKKVLVVDDESSIVSAIAYALRREGYEVETASDGEEALVKVASFHPQVMILDVMMPRLDGYGVCRRLEDREDIGIILLTVKNDIVDKIVGLEMGADDYMTKPFEIRELLARVKALMRRVEKSTPPPDDAKNQPIVNGTLRIHVAHRTVTMNEEKLDLTPKEFDLLTILMSNPERVYTRDDLLDRVWGMEYAGGTRTVDIHIQRLRKKIGDADQQKLQTVYGIGYKASAPEPGGAI, from the coding sequence ATGAATAAAAAAGTGCTTGTGGTAGATGACGAATCAAGCATCGTCAGTGCCATTGCTTACGCGCTGCGGCGCGAAGGATATGAAGTTGAGACCGCAAGTGACGGCGAAGAGGCCTTGGTTAAGGTTGCATCGTTTCACCCGCAAGTCATGATTCTGGACGTCATGATGCCAAGGCTTGATGGATACGGTGTGTGCCGCAGGCTGGAGGACCGGGAGGATATCGGCATTATTTTGCTGACCGTCAAAAATGATATCGTAGACAAGATCGTCGGCCTGGAAATGGGTGCCGATGATTACATGACCAAACCATTTGAGATCCGTGAACTGCTCGCAAGGGTGAAAGCGCTCATGCGCCGTGTCGAGAAGAGCACTCCACCACCGGATGATGCGAAGAATCAGCCCATCGTGAATGGCACACTCCGTATTCATGTTGCTCACCGCACGGTGACCATGAATGAGGAGAAGCTGGATCTGACACCGAAAGAGTTCGATCTGCTGACCATTCTCATGTCCAATCCTGAACGTGTGTACACACGAGACGATCTGCTGGATCGGGTCTGGGGCATGGAATATGCGGGTGGGACACGTACCGTGGACATTCACATCCAGCGTTTGCGCAAAAAAATCGGAGATGCGGATCAGCAGAAATTGCAGACCGTATACGGGATTGGCTACAAAGCATCTGCACCTGAACCAGGCGGGGCCATATGA
- a CDS encoding Rpn family recombination-promoting nuclease/putative transposase, with protein sequence MTELLDPRVDFVFKRIFGSEQNKDVLLAFLNSTFIETGESPLTEITVVNTYTDKDSPEDKQSILDIKAKTVEGKLINIEMQLFNPYNMEKRTLFYWSEMYFHQIKKGENYSLLKKCVTINILNYSCLDNERYHNVFHLREDHTGIGLTDDIEIHVMELTKLDQYSVPMEKGGLVNWLLFLKGIDTSNWEVLAMNEPMLKKAMDTLEFLSQDASTRMAYDARMKALSDEKSMIEGARAEGAAEGKREMARELLTLGVDMSAIVKASGLSEDEINKLLPNQ encoded by the coding sequence GTGACGGAATTACTCGATCCACGAGTAGATTTTGTGTTCAAGCGCATTTTTGGAAGTGAGCAAAACAAAGATGTTTTGTTAGCTTTTCTGAACAGCACGTTTATAGAGACCGGCGAATCTCCTCTTACGGAGATCACTGTGGTTAACACGTATACAGATAAGGATAGTCCAGAGGATAAACAATCCATTCTGGATATTAAAGCAAAGACGGTAGAAGGCAAACTGATTAACATTGAAATGCAGCTGTTTAACCCGTATAACATGGAGAAAAGGACGTTGTTTTATTGGAGTGAGATGTACTTTCATCAGATAAAAAAGGGTGAAAACTACAGTCTACTAAAAAAATGCGTGACTATTAATATTCTCAATTACTCCTGTCTGGATAATGAGCGGTATCACAATGTTTTTCATTTACGAGAAGATCATACAGGTATTGGTTTGACGGATGATATCGAAATACATGTGATGGAACTAACCAAATTGGATCAGTATTCTGTTCCGATGGAAAAAGGCGGACTCGTGAACTGGTTATTATTCCTGAAAGGAATAGATACATCAAACTGGGAGGTGCTGGCCATGAATGAACCGATGTTGAAAAAGGCGATGGATACGCTGGAATTTCTGAGTCAGGATGCGTCCACCAGAATGGCCTACGATGCTCGAATGAAAGCATTGAGTGACGAAAAATCAATGATTGAAGGCGCACGAGCTGAAGGAGCGGCTGAAGGAAAGCGAGAAATGGCGCGTGAGTTACTTACACTGGGTGTAGACATGTCTGCTATAGTGAAAGCATCAGGGCTCTCCGAAGATGAAATCAACAAGTTGTTGCCTAATCAGTAA
- a CDS encoding helix-turn-helix transcriptional regulator — MSRYRAMIQQSLFYIETHLHEEIGLEEVASEALLSPYHYHRVFRNEVGMTVVDYIRNRRMSLASTALRSTDAGILDISLACGFESQEAFTRAFRKLYGMPPGRFRKLFDLKLFEGRTRGGEVPMNQTSRITGWMLTGSHPQNYEMGIDPAEVHQGKASGYLKAVTPMEPNEFATMMQQFRADKYIGKRMKLSGFVKTERVDAFCGLWMRVDNHVHDVLQFDNMHDRPITGTQPWNQYSIVLDVPEGSAVISFGVILNGKGKVWVDSFRFEEVDLNTPLTHMETEYEMSDEPLNLSFEE, encoded by the coding sequence TTGAGCCGATATCGTGCAATGATTCAGCAAAGTTTGTTCTATATTGAAACCCATCTGCATGAGGAGATCGGGCTGGAAGAAGTGGCATCCGAGGCGTTGTTGTCGCCCTATCATTATCATCGGGTTTTCCGTAATGAGGTGGGTATGACTGTGGTGGATTATATCCGTAATCGCCGGATGAGTCTGGCATCCACAGCCCTGCGATCCACAGATGCAGGCATTCTGGACATTTCCCTGGCATGTGGATTTGAAAGTCAGGAAGCCTTCACCCGCGCATTCCGCAAATTATATGGCATGCCACCAGGACGTTTTCGCAAATTGTTCGATCTGAAATTATTCGAAGGAAGAACCAGAGGAGGAGAAGTACCGATGAATCAGACGTCAAGGATTACAGGCTGGATGTTAACCGGAAGTCATCCGCAAAATTATGAGATGGGCATTGACCCTGCCGAAGTGCATCAGGGGAAAGCTTCAGGGTATTTGAAGGCAGTTACGCCGATGGAGCCTAACGAATTCGCAACAATGATGCAACAGTTCAGAGCGGACAAGTATATAGGCAAGCGGATGAAATTATCGGGATTCGTGAAGACCGAGCGTGTGGACGCGTTCTGCGGATTATGGATGCGTGTGGATAATCATGTCCATGATGTACTTCAATTTGATAACATGCATGATCGGCCAATTACGGGTACACAGCCATGGAATCAGTACAGTATTGTGCTTGATGTGCCGGAGGGCAGCGCGGTCATTTCGTTCGGGGTTATTTTGAACGGTAAAGGAAAAGTGTGGGTTGACAGCTTCCGCTTCGAGGAGGTTGATCTGAACACGCCGCTGACACATATGGAGACAGAGTACGAAATGTCGGACGAGCCGCTCAATCTGTCATTTGAGGAGTAA
- a CDS encoding MATE family efflux transporter, which produces MTAISSTKESLRSDAKDLNLIRLTWPIFLELFLFMLMGSVDTLMLSSVSDNAVSGVGAANQIISIAILVLEVIGHGAAIVVAQYIGSKKLSEAAQVTGNAITLNLIVGLVLSGIFLLFGGHLLSLLNIQGEIYDFARSYINIVGGGIFLQALINALAATIRTHGYTKETMYVAVFMNVIHVVGNYALIFGHFGLPKLGVEGAAISTVGSRFICLLIFFWLLYRVSEVRVDFEYYIKLSKHFIGKILRIGIPSAMESMVYHSCQLVFTLYVTYLGAEAMATKQYAGNISSYIYLFSMAIGMGTSIIVGRLVGARRKDDAYKRVFDSVKWALLATVIIDVIIIFFRVPLMSIFTDNPEIIKLGAQVILLSLLLETGRTCNIVIIGSLRAAGDAKFPVYMGLISMVCMSLPLGYLLIFQLHLGLAGVWLAIAADEWTRAVIMYFRWKSRAWEKHELVEHDDEEVGAQPVPAV; this is translated from the coding sequence ATGACAGCAATATCCTCAACCAAAGAGTCCCTTCGTTCTGATGCCAAGGATCTGAATCTGATTCGACTGACATGGCCTATTTTCCTGGAACTCTTCTTATTTATGTTGATGGGGAGCGTGGATACGCTCATGCTCAGCTCGGTATCCGATAATGCGGTCTCCGGCGTTGGAGCAGCCAATCAGATTATTTCTATCGCTATCCTTGTATTGGAAGTCATTGGACATGGTGCTGCGATTGTAGTAGCACAATATATTGGATCGAAAAAGTTAAGTGAAGCAGCACAAGTGACAGGTAATGCGATTACGCTGAATCTTATCGTGGGGCTGGTCCTGAGCGGAATCTTTCTTCTGTTCGGAGGACATTTGCTATCACTCTTGAATATTCAAGGCGAAATTTATGATTTTGCCCGTTCGTATATAAATATTGTCGGTGGCGGGATCTTCCTCCAGGCACTCATTAACGCGCTGGCTGCGACGATTCGTACACATGGTTACACCAAAGAAACGATGTATGTCGCTGTATTCATGAATGTCATTCACGTTGTTGGTAACTATGCATTGATCTTTGGTCACTTCGGCCTGCCGAAGCTTGGGGTGGAAGGGGCAGCCATCTCCACGGTAGGAAGTCGGTTTATCTGCCTGCTGATTTTCTTCTGGTTGTTGTATCGTGTGAGCGAGGTGCGGGTGGATTTCGAATACTACATTAAATTGTCCAAACATTTCATTGGCAAAATTCTGCGGATTGGTATTCCGTCTGCGATGGAGTCCATGGTATATCATTCCTGCCAGCTCGTGTTCACGCTGTATGTGACCTATCTGGGCGCAGAAGCCATGGCAACCAAGCAGTATGCGGGCAATATCTCCAGCTATATCTACTTGTTCAGCATGGCGATTGGTATGGGGACATCGATCATTGTAGGCCGGCTTGTCGGTGCGCGGCGCAAAGACGATGCGTACAAACGTGTTTTTGACAGTGTAAAATGGGCGCTTCTGGCCACAGTCATCATTGATGTAATCATCATTTTTTTCCGTGTGCCGCTGATGAGCATATTTACGGATAATCCGGAAATTATCAAGCTGGGTGCTCAGGTGATTCTGCTTAGTCTGTTGCTCGAAACCGGACGTACCTGCAATATTGTAATCATTGGTTCCCTGCGTGCGGCAGGGGATGCGAAGTTCCCGGTATACATGGGTCTGATCTCCATGGTCTGCATGAGTCTGCCACTGGGGTACCTGCTCATATTCCAGCTTCATCTGGGGCTTGCTGGTGTATGGCTTGCCATTGCGGCGGATGAGTGGACCCGCGCGGTTATTATGTACTTCCGCTGGAAGAGCAGAGCTTGGGAGAAACATGAACTGGTGGAGCATGATGACGAAGAGGTTGGTGCACAGCCGGTACCGGCTGTCTGA
- a CDS encoding carbohydrate ABC transporter permease: MPTYPGTDRGSAWLRRFGYVLLYFLLSLVALLQILPLVWLLLFSLKNNQEVFDMAPFSLPATPRWENYVKVWTEGNISLYFFNSVWITVVSVVFTVLFASLVTFAITRMRWKGRSLVLGLFMVGLMIPVHSTLIPLFSLFLKLHLTDHPLSVILSYIAFNMPITIMILLGFYYALPREVEEAAVMDGCSVHRIFFRIILPMTASVISTTAIINMIYNWNEFIFVNTFISTDSYKTLTVGVQNFIGQYTTDWGAIGATLMISIMPILIAFLILSNRIVEGIAAGSVKG; the protein is encoded by the coding sequence TTGCCAACTTACCCGGGGACAGACCGAGGTTCGGCATGGTTGAGAAGATTCGGCTATGTTCTACTATATTTCCTCTTGTCCCTGGTCGCTTTGCTGCAAATTTTGCCCTTGGTATGGCTGCTGTTGTTCTCGCTTAAGAATAATCAGGAAGTATTCGACATGGCGCCTTTTTCCCTTCCTGCTACTCCGCGTTGGGAAAACTATGTCAAGGTATGGACAGAGGGAAACATCAGCTTATACTTCTTCAATAGTGTATGGATTACGGTGGTTTCGGTGGTGTTCACAGTGCTGTTTGCCAGTCTGGTGACCTTTGCCATCACACGTATGCGCTGGAAGGGTCGTTCATTGGTATTGGGGCTATTCATGGTGGGTCTCATGATCCCTGTGCACTCCACGTTGATCCCACTGTTCAGCTTGTTCCTGAAGCTTCATCTCACAGATCATCCTTTGTCAGTCATCTTGTCTTACATTGCCTTTAATATGCCAATTACCATTATGATTCTACTGGGATTCTACTACGCGCTTCCCCGTGAAGTGGAAGAGGCCGCCGTGATGGATGGTTGCTCCGTGCATCGGATTTTCTTTCGGATTATCTTGCCGATGACAGCTTCGGTTATCTCCACAACGGCAATCATCAACATGATCTATAACTGGAATGAGTTCATCTTTGTTAACACGTTCATCAGTACGGATTCATACAAGACCCTGACCGTGGGGGTACAGAACTTTATCGGTCAATATACAACGGATTGGGGAGCCATTGGTGCGACGCTGATGATCAGCATTATGCCGATCCTGATTGCTTTTCTCATCCTGAGTAATCGAATCGTGGAGGGAATTGCTGCGGGTTCTGTTAAAGGTTAA
- a CDS encoding carbohydrate ABC transporter permease: MDKVMSNRLVAAMYVLPALLLLLVLVYIPIVLTGYYGLMQWDGIGAMTFIGLDNYARLLQDGTFWQSANHTFLLALFSALSLIGYLMIALVLSGKIKGANLFRKIYLIPMLLSSVAIAQLWLKIYHPSNGVLNTFLEAIGFSNPPAWLAEPSLVLYALFVPILWQYAGFYILIYYAALKNIPESLVEAARIDGASPWQIAFRIKLPLITEVIKVTIVLAVVGSLKYFDLIYVMTDGGPNGSSEVMASYMYRQAFRSFDFGYGSAVGFFLLLICLLVTWLLRKATASKDTIQYS, from the coding sequence ATGGACAAAGTCATGTCCAACCGTCTCGTTGCTGCGATGTACGTGCTTCCTGCACTGCTTCTGCTGCTGGTCTTGGTTTACATCCCGATCGTGCTCACCGGGTATTATGGTTTGATGCAATGGGATGGGATCGGTGCAATGACCTTTATAGGATTGGATAATTACGCCAGACTGCTTCAGGACGGAACATTCTGGCAGAGTGCGAATCATACTTTTTTGCTTGCTTTGTTCTCCGCGCTGAGTCTGATCGGTTATCTGATGATTGCTTTGGTGCTGTCAGGCAAGATCAAGGGTGCCAATCTGTTCCGCAAAATATATTTGATCCCGATGCTGCTGTCTTCGGTCGCGATCGCCCAGTTATGGCTGAAGATCTATCATCCCAGCAATGGTGTGCTGAACACCTTTCTGGAAGCGATCGGTTTCAGTAATCCGCCAGCCTGGCTGGCGGAGCCATCCCTGGTACTATATGCACTGTTCGTACCGATTCTGTGGCAGTATGCAGGCTTCTATATTTTGATCTATTATGCGGCCCTCAAAAATATCCCGGAATCCCTAGTGGAAGCAGCCCGGATTGATGGGGCAAGCCCTTGGCAGATCGCTTTTCGAATCAAGCTGCCGCTTATTACTGAGGTTATCAAAGTGACCATTGTACTGGCTGTGGTAGGCTCACTCAAGTATTTCGATCTTATCTACGTGATGACCGATGGCGGACCGAATGGCTCCAGCGAAGTGATGGCCTCCTATATGTATCGTCAGGCGTTCCGTAGCTTCGACTTTGGTTACGGCAGTGCTGTAGGGTTCTTCCTGCTCTTGATCTGTCTGCTCGTTACCTGGCTGCTTCGTAAAGCGACAGCATCCAAAGATACGATCCAGTATTCCTGA
- a CDS encoding extracellular solute-binding protein: MSKKTMAILLSWTLVLAVILSGCNSSSSDQEGETGSNGTDGKVTLKFMHLWPAGSSAQQNKLVNDIIKQYQTDHPNVTIKQEVLENEQYKNKLKILSASNELPDVGVTWAAGFLEPYVKGNLFAPLDDLLGDSLGEKFIAGTTEAYAIDGKTYALPIELNISPIYYNKAIFAKYNLQPPATYDEFLSVLKTLTENGEVPIALGNKDRWTGSLWYMYLANRLGGDALEKAINGSGKFDDPALTQAAAEVQKLVDMNAFNKGFNGLSNDEGKSEFMNEKAAMYLMGTWELPNFTTNPDIPQEFKDKIGFFKFPTMEDGKSDINSWVGGPGVGLFVAQNSKVKEEAQKFVQYFVEKWGESSVTEAGVIPATKVDTAAVQLPQLYIDLLNELNQASSLTLFADVQMKPAAAQAHLDMIQALFGKAVTPEDFVKNHQAAIDKGN, encoded by the coding sequence ATGAGCAAAAAGACGATGGCCATACTTCTGTCATGGACGCTGGTTCTCGCCGTAATTTTATCCGGATGTAACAGTTCAAGTTCGGATCAAGAGGGTGAAACGGGCAGCAACGGCACAGATGGGAAAGTAACCCTCAAATTTATGCACCTCTGGCCAGCAGGCAGTTCTGCACAGCAAAATAAATTGGTCAACGATATCATCAAGCAGTATCAGACGGATCATCCGAATGTGACCATTAAGCAGGAAGTGCTGGAGAATGAACAATACAAGAACAAATTGAAAATCCTGTCCGCATCAAATGAACTTCCTGATGTGGGTGTAACTTGGGCTGCCGGATTTCTAGAGCCTTATGTAAAGGGCAATCTGTTCGCACCTCTCGATGATCTGCTCGGCGACTCGCTGGGTGAGAAATTTATCGCTGGAACAACCGAAGCTTATGCGATAGATGGCAAAACATATGCCCTGCCTATCGAGTTAAATATCTCCCCCATTTATTATAACAAAGCCATTTTTGCGAAATATAACTTGCAGCCGCCAGCAACGTACGATGAATTCCTGAGTGTGCTGAAGACACTGACAGAGAACGGTGAGGTGCCGATCGCACTCGGTAATAAAGACCGCTGGACTGGCTCACTCTGGTATATGTATCTGGCGAATCGGTTAGGTGGAGATGCACTGGAAAAAGCGATCAATGGCTCCGGCAAGTTTGACGATCCTGCGCTGACTCAAGCTGCTGCCGAGGTACAAAAGCTGGTGGATATGAATGCCTTCAACAAAGGCTTCAATGGGTTGTCCAACGATGAGGGTAAATCGGAATTCATGAACGAAAAAGCTGCCATGTACCTGATGGGCACCTGGGAACTGCCAAACTTCACGACCAACCCGGATATCCCGCAGGAATTCAAGGACAAGATCGGATTTTTCAAATTCCCAACGATGGAAGATGGCAAGAGCGATATTAACAGCTGGGTAGGTGGTCCAGGCGTAGGGCTGTTCGTGGCCCAGAATTCCAAAGTGAAGGAAGAAGCGCAGAAGTTCGTGCAATACTTTGTGGAAAAATGGGGTGAGAGCTCGGTGACGGAAGCAGGCGTCATCCCGGCAACCAAAGTGGATACGGCGGCAGTACAGCTGCCACAGCTCTACATCGACCTGCTGAACGAATTGAATCAGGCCAGCAGTCTCACACTCTTTGCAGACGTGCAGATGAAACCGGCAGCCGCTCAGGCACATCTGGACATGATTCAGGCATTGTTTGGCAAAGCGGTAACACCGGAGGACTTTGTGAAGAATCATCAGGCAGCGATTGATAAAGGCAATTGA
- a CDS encoding response regulator, which produces MIHDKTILIVDDEPRTREGIRKTLEGWSAGRNHILTAESGTQAVECLRKQPTDLLITDVRMPEFSGLSLIEAIQHFTNKPVVLIMSGHADFQYAQQAIKLGVVEYMLKPIDKEQLLQTVEKALKFSEQQRRIQTMQEMVDPKLLDVKERGEQRLNSQISEALAYVDTHLGEHVTMREIADLLHLNSSYFSVLFKEQIGINFSEYLTRKRIQRAKELLVQTTLPISEIAEQVGYQTDKYFITVFKSLEGISPSKYRHSLSERDNK; this is translated from the coding sequence ATGATTCATGACAAAACAATCCTTATCGTTGATGATGAGCCGCGTACAAGAGAGGGTATTCGCAAGACACTGGAAGGATGGTCGGCAGGACGAAATCACATCCTGACTGCGGAGAGTGGCACCCAGGCCGTGGAGTGTCTCCGAAAACAGCCAACAGATCTGTTAATCACGGACGTTCGCATGCCGGAATTCTCCGGCTTGTCCCTCATTGAAGCCATTCAGCATTTTACAAATAAACCTGTCGTCCTGATTATGTCAGGACATGCCGATTTTCAGTACGCCCAACAGGCCATTAAGCTGGGTGTCGTGGAGTATATGTTGAAACCAATTGATAAGGAACAATTGCTGCAGACCGTCGAAAAGGCCTTGAAGTTTAGCGAACAACAGCGACGTATTCAAACGATGCAAGAAATGGTTGACCCCAAGCTGCTGGATGTTAAGGAGCGCGGGGAACAGAGACTCAATAGCCAGATCAGTGAAGCATTGGCCTATGTGGATACTCATCTGGGTGAACATGTGACCATGCGTGAAATCGCTGATTTACTGCATCTCAACTCCAGTTACTTCAGCGTATTGTTTAAGGAACAGATTGGCATCAATTTTAGTGAATACCTTACTCGCAAACGCATTCAGCGGGCAAAGGAGTTGCTTGTGCAGACGACCCTGCCGATCTCGGAAATTGCCGAACAGGTGGGGTATCAGACGGATAAGTATTTTATTACGGTATTTAAAAGTCTTGAGGGGATTAGTCCAAGCAAATATCGGCATTCCCTATCTGAACGAGATAACAAATAA
- a CDS encoding sensor histidine kinase has product MGKLHRKKGHFNSLRNQIFIGFVMVMLVVLLLAGISAYDRVAALLKSNAEKHIHQTAVQASGRLDALIAQVNSLTAQVADDSYVQRLLSDEKQGNPATFNQRQALLQIAGSYQSFINGAQSMEIYTTGYNRIFPMDDRSLDLRVERNWINLADEGKGRLVWAGADPEDPGVLLAIRRINLLDHSFEHGGYVVVRMQRSFFQLNDSNGADGSQDSIMLLDGAGEVVTSDLEINLDPKSILDSGSVVQDGEESYIVVRQKSELTGWTLAVLTPLRETTEGVSILRTALLVSGIIGVVLFLIMSFFLSTMITRPLIRLMRAMRSAQPGAMRPNLMVSATMEINELNNVYNQMVYRQNELTRVVHEKEVMQSRAELKALQSQINPHFLFNTLEAFYWSLEEKGDEEMARMVVAMSRLFRYTISSSQQDEWVTIADELEHAERYLRIMQMRLGDRMQWEIQLSDGVRKVPIPKLLIQPLVENAILHGIESKLGPGKITIHVDVSTDKNLIRIEVRDDGPGMDESRLQSVIHALHGGPAVSKKGTGVGLINVHQRLKLYFGSQLGERCKLSITSQVGEGAVICFEIPKGTEGEYDS; this is encoded by the coding sequence ATGGGGAAGTTGCATAGGAAAAAAGGACATTTCAACTCACTCCGCAATCAGATCTTCATTGGTTTCGTTATGGTGATGCTTGTTGTTCTGCTGCTCGCAGGCATATCGGCTTATGATCGGGTAGCTGCTTTGTTGAAAAGCAATGCGGAGAAACATATTCATCAAACGGCCGTCCAAGCCAGCGGCAGATTGGATGCACTCATTGCACAAGTGAATTCACTGACCGCCCAGGTGGCGGATGATTCCTATGTGCAGCGTCTGCTCAGCGATGAGAAGCAAGGCAACCCGGCCACCTTTAATCAGCGCCAAGCCCTCTTGCAGATTGCAGGCAGCTATCAGTCTTTCATCAATGGAGCGCAAAGTATGGAGATATACACTACGGGTTATAACCGCATCTTTCCGATGGATGACCGATCTCTCGATCTCAGAGTGGAGCGCAACTGGATCAACCTGGCGGATGAAGGCAAAGGCAGACTGGTATGGGCAGGCGCTGACCCTGAAGATCCGGGTGTGCTTCTGGCTATCCGGCGGATTAACCTGCTGGATCATTCTTTCGAACATGGGGGATATGTGGTGGTGCGGATGCAGCGCAGTTTTTTTCAACTCAATGATTCGAATGGGGCAGATGGTTCGCAGGACTCGATCATGCTCTTGGATGGGGCAGGCGAAGTGGTGACTTCCGATCTGGAGATTAATCTCGATCCAAAATCCATATTGGACAGCGGATCAGTCGTGCAGGACGGAGAGGAATCCTATATCGTCGTCCGGCAAAAGTCTGAATTAACGGGATGGACACTTGCTGTGCTGACTCCGCTGCGGGAGACAACGGAAGGGGTATCCATCTTGAGGACGGCGCTTCTCGTTTCGGGAATCATTGGTGTTGTTCTGTTCCTGATCATGTCCTTCTTTCTCTCCACGATGATTACACGTCCGCTCATACGCCTGATGCGGGCCATGCGTAGTGCACAACCGGGAGCCATGAGGCCCAATCTAATGGTCAGCGCTACGATGGAGATTAATGAACTTAACAACGTGTATAACCAGATGGTCTACAGACAGAATGAATTGACCCGTGTAGTTCATGAGAAGGAAGTCATGCAGTCACGGGCGGAGTTAAAGGCGTTGCAGTCTCAGATTAACCCCCATTTTCTATTTAACACGCTGGAGGCATTCTATTGGTCCCTTGAGGAAAAGGGAGACGAGGAGATGGCACGGATGGTTGTGGCGATGTCCCGATTATTCCGCTACACGATCTCCAGCTCTCAGCAGGATGAGTGGGTCACGATTGCTGACGAGCTGGAACACGCAGAGCGGTATCTTCGCATTATGCAGATGCGGTTGGGGGATCGAATGCAATGGGAGATTCAATTGAGCGATGGGGTTCGTAAGGTCCCCATTCCAAAACTGCTTATACAGCCCTTGGTGGAAAATGCGATCCTCCATGGCATTGAAAGTAAACTGGGACCGGGAAAGATAACCATCCATGTGGATGTTTCGACCGACAAGAATCTGATTCGCATTGAGGTTCGGGATGACGGCCCGGGTATGGATGAATCACGACTTCAATCTGTTATTCATGCTTTACATGGCGGGCCGGCTGTGTCCAAGAAGGGGACAGGTGTAGGTCTAATCAACGTACATCAGCGACTGAAGCTTTACTTTGGCAGCCAACTTGGTGAACGTTGCAAGCTCTCCATAACAAGTCAGGTTGGGGAAGGGGCCGTCATTTGCTTTGAGATTCCCAAGGGAACGGAGGGTGAATATGATTCATGA
- a CDS encoding carbohydrate ABC transporter permease yields MRSRTRINWLVMLLVVLGTLFILFPLYMTVTIALKNPEQMAQSVFALPTTLHWENFARAIDMTNFFQSFRNSAIVTASTVLLTLLSNSMVAYAIARNMEKRKFFKGLYYYFVSAMFIPFPIIMLPIVKLTASLEMTNLVGLILLHTVYGLAFNVFVYVGYIRSIPVALEEAAFVDGATTWGTFWKIIFPLMAPISATVGILTCLSTYNDFLLPLIIISDPGQYTLPLVQYVFQGQFNTEFNLAFASYLLALLPMIIIYLFAQKWIINGVTQGSVK; encoded by the coding sequence ATGAGAAGCCGTACACGAATCAATTGGCTCGTTATGCTGCTCGTTGTACTGGGTACCCTGTTTATCCTGTTCCCCTTGTATATGACCGTTACGATTGCTTTGAAAAATCCGGAGCAGATGGCCCAATCGGTCTTTGCCCTTCCGACAACGCTTCACTGGGAGAATTTCGCAAGAGCCATCGACATGACGAACTTCTTCCAATCGTTCCGTAACAGTGCAATCGTTACCGCCTCAACCGTGCTTTTGACGTTACTTAGTAACTCTATGGTGGCCTATGCGATTGCGAGAAATATGGAGAAGCGCAAGTTTTTCAAAGGACTCTATTATTACTTCGTCAGTGCGATGTTCATTCCGTTCCCGATCATCATGCTGCCGATTGTTAAGCTGACCGCATCGCTGGAGATGACAAACCTGGTAGGTCTGATCCTGCTGCACACGGTCTACGGTCTGGCATTCAACGTCTTTGTGTACGTGGGATATATCCGGTCCATTCCGGTAGCGCTAGAGGAAGCGGCTTTTGTGGATGGGGCAACAACCTGGGGCACGTTCTGGAAAATCATATTCCCGCTCATGGCTCCCATCAGTGCCACGGTTGGTATTCTGACCTGTCTGTCGACGTACAACGACTTCCTGCTGCCACTCATTATTATCAGTGATCCGGGGCAGTACACGTTGCCGCTTGTACAGTATGTATTCCAAGGGCAGTTTAATACCGAGTTTAACCTTGCATTTGCATCCTACCTGCTCGCGTTGCTGCCGATGATTATCATCTACCTGTTCGCACAGAAGTGGATTATCAATGGGGTTACACAAGGGTCTGTAAAATAA